In Alkalispirochaeta americana, one DNA window encodes the following:
- a CDS encoding OmpA family protein, with protein MKTNKRVLQSAMRPGRIFLVLLLGLAVAGVSFAGGAQEKAPPVLEIPPQPRQFISPENQDGLQDVLQLPFSSLVVPSEDTVIIEYALSVFDGDGNLVFEQRERQQERRGFFGNLFGGEKPRVEIPETLTWDGRYGLPQERLPQDAQEGAFVPDGEYTYQVSIVDDGRNVISSAPFNVTVDNTPPEIGEFPPLEYTIFAPNGDGLRDDISFELQGSRELRWIVRIVDDQDDLVFEKVVENETPRRMERDVPPPARFTWDGTRRVPGEEDRARAPEGTYRLVLRGEDRAGNVAEETHPQEVTLSLQAAEVVLAPADGNRWFSPNDSGVRDTLVVDINASDPDFFDRWTLEVLSRGQVVRSESGRGAPPEKWNFDGRRQDGSRFPDGTVALRLRGVLKNAVEVQSEPLDVYIDTVPPEAWLRVNTKPQETPQGEPLVFGAGTKGSVAGTLRFERDVSWRFRVSLEGASLLEGDLEEFFAISGLTPRQVGSSEMKEVELVWGGEDLTGRGDAPDGRYELVLEGQDRAGNIGSSRPLRVIKDSSTPKVEITAENRLLVPLSRGDQAGVDYRISLEDTQGVREFSFEIRNDQGRVVRSEYRQRPFERFLWNGVSNGGRVVDDGEYYASVEVVWQNGHHAQAEDDRPVRVERAPDPPKVGITLTPLPFSPDGEGKSDLLTIALDLKAETEILDWKVAIDDPRGRPFKQFEGRGEPPRELSWDGLSESGELVQSAMDYPVRFTVNDSEGHQATAEAVIATDILVMPDGDRLRIRIASIHFAGNTADLFMSDRDKLEQNLQTLRRLAQSLNRYPDRQIVVEGHAAHVYLQSPESIAREQREELLPLSRRRAEEVMKALIILGVDRDRMRVQALGGDRPVVPHEDLDNLWKNRRVEFLLDR; from the coding sequence ATGAAAACGAATAAACGAGTACTACAATCAGCAATGCGGCCCGGCAGAATATTTCTTGTTCTTCTTTTGGGTCTGGCCGTCGCAGGGGTTTCCTTTGCCGGGGGGGCTCAAGAGAAGGCGCCTCCGGTTCTGGAGATTCCTCCCCAGCCGAGGCAGTTCATTTCTCCCGAGAACCAGGATGGCCTTCAGGATGTTCTTCAGCTTCCTTTCTCCAGCCTGGTGGTGCCCAGCGAGGACACGGTCATCATCGAGTACGCTCTCTCGGTTTTTGACGGCGACGGAAATCTGGTCTTTGAGCAACGGGAGCGGCAGCAGGAGCGGCGCGGGTTCTTCGGGAACCTCTTCGGCGGCGAGAAGCCCCGGGTGGAAATTCCCGAGACCCTGACCTGGGACGGCCGTTACGGGCTTCCCCAGGAACGTCTGCCCCAGGATGCCCAGGAGGGAGCCTTTGTCCCCGACGGCGAGTATACGTATCAGGTGTCGATCGTCGATGACGGCCGGAACGTGATCAGCAGCGCTCCCTTCAACGTAACTGTGGATAATACCCCGCCCGAGATCGGCGAGTTTCCTCCTCTGGAGTATACCATTTTTGCTCCTAACGGAGATGGCCTTCGCGATGACATCTCCTTTGAACTCCAGGGAAGCCGGGAATTGCGCTGGATCGTCCGGATCGTGGACGATCAGGACGACCTGGTTTTCGAGAAGGTTGTCGAGAACGAAACGCCCCGAAGGATGGAGCGGGATGTGCCGCCCCCGGCCAGATTTACCTGGGACGGCACCAGAAGAGTTCCCGGTGAGGAAGATCGCGCCCGGGCGCCCGAAGGAACCTATCGGCTGGTCCTGCGTGGTGAGGATCGTGCCGGCAACGTTGCCGAGGAGACACACCCCCAGGAGGTGACCTTAAGTCTGCAGGCTGCCGAGGTCGTTCTTGCACCGGCCGATGGAAACCGCTGGTTTTCTCCCAACGACAGCGGTGTCAGAGATACCCTGGTTGTGGATATCAACGCATCGGATCCGGATTTCTTTGACCGCTGGACTCTGGAAGTTCTCTCCCGGGGACAGGTTGTGCGCAGCGAGAGTGGTCGTGGAGCCCCTCCTGAAAAGTGGAATTTTGACGGACGCCGCCAGGACGGATCGCGATTCCCCGACGGCACGGTGGCATTGCGGTTGCGGGGTGTCCTGAAAAACGCCGTTGAGGTTCAGTCGGAGCCTCTGGATGTTTATATAGACACCGTGCCTCCCGAAGCCTGGCTGCGGGTCAACACAAAGCCCCAGGAAACTCCCCAGGGGGAACCTCTGGTTTTTGGAGCCGGCACCAAGGGCTCTGTGGCGGGGACGCTCCGTTTTGAGCGGGATGTATCCTGGCGCTTTCGGGTCTCTCTGGAAGGAGCTTCCCTTCTGGAGGGGGATTTGGAGGAGTTCTTCGCGATTTCCGGTCTCACCCCCCGGCAGGTGGGTTCATCGGAGATGAAAGAGGTTGAACTGGTCTGGGGCGGAGAGGATCTCACCGGCCGGGGCGATGCCCCCGACGGACGCTACGAACTTGTCCTGGAGGGCCAGGACCGGGCGGGCAACATCGGCTCGTCGCGGCCTCTCCGGGTCATAAAAGATTCTTCAACTCCCAAAGTGGAGATAACTGCGGAAAATCGACTGTTGGTCCCCCTCTCCCGGGGAGATCAGGCAGGAGTTGACTATCGCATATCCCTGGAAGATACCCAGGGCGTCCGGGAGTTCTCCTTCGAGATTCGAAACGATCAGGGGCGGGTTGTTCGCAGTGAGTATCGCCAGCGGCCTTTTGAGCGATTTCTCTGGAACGGAGTAAGCAACGGCGGCCGCGTTGTGGACGATGGCGAGTACTACGCCTCGGTGGAAGTGGTTTGGCAGAATGGTCACCACGCCCAGGCCGAAGATGACCGGCCCGTCCGGGTTGAGCGAGCACCGGATCCCCCCAAGGTAGGGATTACCCTGACACCTCTGCCGTTTTCGCCCGACGGGGAGGGTAAAAGCGATCTTCTTACAATTGCTCTGGACCTGAAGGCGGAGACGGAAATTCTCGACTGGAAGGTTGCTATCGATGATCCCCGGGGCCGTCCTTTCAAGCAATTTGAGGGTCGGGGAGAGCCTCCTCGGGAGCTGTCCTGGGATGGGCTGAGCGAGTCGGGAGAACTGGTGCAATCCGCCATGGATTACCCCGTTCGGTTTACCGTGAACGATTCCGAGGGGCATCAGGCCACGGCCGAGGCGGTGATCGCCACGGATATTCTGGTGATGCCCGACGGTGACCGTCTGCGTATCCGCATTGCCAGCATCCACTTCGCGGGAAATACGGCGGATCTCTTCATGAGCGATCGGGACAAGCTGGAACAGAACCTTCAGACCCTGAGAAGGCTCGCCCAGAGTCTGAACCGATATCCCGACCGCCAGATTGTGGTAGAGGGTCATGCTGCCCATGTATATCTCCAGTCTCCCGAGAGTATTGCCCGGGAACAGAGGGAGGAGCTTCTGCCGCTTTCGCGACGTCGGGCTGAAGAGGTCATGAAGGCCCTGATCATTCTTGGTGTCGATCGGGACCGCATGAGGGTTCAGGCTCTGGGTGGTGACCGTCCTGTGGTGCCGCATGAGGATCTGGATAACCTCTGGAAAAACCGACGGGTGGAATTTTTGCTCGACCGGTAG
- the dhaK gene encoding dihydroxyacetone kinase subunit DhaK, translating into MKKLINSPDDVVQESLRGMEAAHADILKVNYDPAYIVRADAPVKDKVGVISGGGSGHEPMHGGFVGRGMLDAACPGAVFTSPTPDQMEEATKAVSSGKGVLHIVKNYTGDVLNFETAADLCQAEGIEVEAVVVDDDVAVKDSLYTAGRRGVGTTVLMEKIVGAAAERGMSLKEVADLARKVNAQGRSMGMALTSCTVPSAGKPTFELGEGEIELGIGIHGEPGRERTSLKTARELVDYMGEAIFSDLPYKSGDDVIVMVNGMGGTPLIELYLLYAELERVAKARGITIKRRLVGNYITSLEMQGFSITALKCDNQMVQLWDDPVHTAGLRWGV; encoded by the coding sequence ATGAAGAAGTTGATTAATAGTCCCGACGATGTGGTCCAGGAATCGTTGCGGGGCATGGAAGCCGCTCACGCTGATATTTTGAAAGTGAACTACGATCCGGCCTATATCGTTCGGGCAGATGCGCCCGTGAAGGACAAAGTGGGCGTTATTTCCGGCGGCGGCAGCGGTCACGAGCCGATGCACGGCGGTTTTGTCGGCCGGGGAATGCTCGACGCGGCCTGTCCCGGAGCTGTCTTCACTTCTCCCACACCGGACCAGATGGAAGAGGCCACAAAGGCTGTTTCTTCCGGCAAGGGTGTCCTCCATATCGTGAAAAATTATACCGGCGACGTCCTGAACTTCGAGACTGCCGCTGATCTGTGCCAGGCTGAGGGGATCGAGGTCGAGGCTGTGGTCGTGGACGACGACGTAGCGGTGAAAGACAGCCTCTACACAGCGGGACGGCGGGGCGTGGGTACCACGGTGCTCATGGAAAAGATCGTGGGTGCCGCAGCGGAACGGGGCATGAGCCTCAAGGAGGTGGCTGATCTGGCTCGAAAGGTGAACGCCCAGGGCCGTTCCATGGGAATGGCTCTGACAAGTTGTACCGTTCCTTCGGCCGGGAAGCCCACCTTTGAGCTGGGAGAGGGCGAGATCGAGCTGGGCATCGGCATCCATGGCGAGCCAGGCCGTGAGCGAACATCCCTCAAGACGGCCCGGGAGCTGGTGGATTACATGGGCGAGGCAATCTTCTCGGATCTTCCCTACAAGAGCGGCGACGATGTGATCGTCATGGTGAACGGCATGGGGGGAACACCTTTGATCGAGCTCTATCTGCTCTACGCGGAGCTGGAGCGAGTTGCCAAAGCCCGGGGCATAACCATCAAGCGGCGCCTGGTAGGAAACTACATCACCTCTCTGGAGATGCAGGGTTTCTCCATCACGGCGCTCAAGTGCGATAATCAGATGGTGCAGCTCTGGGACGATCCCGTGCACACCGCAGGACTCAGGTGGGGAGTGTAA
- a CDS encoding acetate kinase gives MIILTLNCGSSSAKYQLYDWSNKKGLATGIVERVGIDGSVIIHKVPGKEELKLLHPCPSHIEAIQLIMDTLVDPEKGAIASMDEVKAVGHRVVHGGEKFKKSVIVDDSVLEEFRSIQSLAPLHNPANIMGIEAARKVLPKVPHCAIMDTAWHQTMPSMAYTYALPYSWYRDHGVRRYGFHGTSFLYTAKRAAVLLGKDPFETNIVIAHIGNGASVCAVKNGVSVDTSMGLTPLEGLIMGTRCGDIDPAIPFYMMNRTGMSPADMESTLNKKSGVLGITERFVDRRDIEDAAAQGDELAQLSIDAEGYRIRKYIGAYAAATGGIDAVVFTAGVGERGPQVRTVALRGLSYMGITIDEERNDLSMTRNAETVITTDDSPVKAFVIPTDEELVMTEDTYALVEGTYDVHTKFTYSFQKPDYVNTERAASVGKDCAKRPGLDKIIVTPPAARS, from the coding sequence ATGATCATTTTGACGCTGAACTGCGGAAGCTCCTCGGCAAAGTACCAACTGTACGACTGGAGCAACAAAAAAGGACTGGCCACGGGAATTGTTGAACGGGTCGGCATCGACGGCTCTGTCATCATTCACAAAGTACCCGGAAAAGAGGAGCTCAAACTCCTTCACCCCTGCCCCAGCCACATCGAGGCGATCCAGCTTATCATGGATACCCTGGTGGACCCCGAAAAGGGAGCAATCGCCTCCATGGACGAGGTAAAAGCCGTGGGACATCGCGTGGTTCACGGGGGAGAAAAGTTCAAAAAATCGGTGATTGTCGACGATTCCGTGCTGGAGGAGTTCCGCTCCATTCAGAGTCTGGCCCCCCTGCACAATCCGGCAAACATCATGGGAATCGAGGCAGCGCGCAAGGTCCTCCCCAAGGTCCCCCACTGCGCGATCATGGATACCGCCTGGCACCAGACGATGCCCTCCATGGCCTACACCTACGCGCTCCCCTACTCCTGGTACCGGGATCACGGAGTGCGACGCTACGGCTTCCACGGCACCTCCTTTCTCTATACCGCCAAGCGGGCTGCGGTTCTCCTGGGAAAAGATCCCTTCGAAACAAACATTGTGATCGCCCACATCGGTAACGGCGCCAGCGTCTGTGCCGTAAAAAACGGAGTCTCCGTGGATACCTCCATGGGACTCACCCCTCTGGAAGGGCTGATCATGGGAACCCGCTGCGGGGATATTGATCCGGCGATTCCCTTTTACATGATGAACCGCACCGGCATGAGTCCCGCCGACATGGAGAGCACCCTCAACAAAAAGAGCGGAGTCCTGGGAATCACCGAACGGTTTGTAGACCGCCGGGACATCGAAGATGCTGCGGCCCAGGGCGACGAGCTGGCCCAGTTGTCCATCGACGCTGAAGGATACCGGATCAGGAAGTACATCGGAGCCTACGCAGCAGCCACAGGAGGAATCGATGCCGTGGTCTTTACAGCAGGCGTGGGAGAACGAGGCCCCCAGGTCAGGACAGTAGCCCTGCGCGGCCTCTCCTACATGGGAATCACCATCGACGAAGAGCGGAACGACCTCTCCATGACCCGTAACGCCGAGACGGTGATCACCACCGACGATTCACCGGTGAAGGCCTTCGTGATTCCCACCGACGAGGAGCTGGTGATGACCGAGGATACCTACGCCCTGGTGGAAGGAACCTACGATGTTCACACCAAGTTCACCTACTCTTTCCAGAAACCCGACTATGTGAATACGGAACGGGCCGCATCGGTCGGAAAAGATTGCGCAAAGCGCCCCGGGCTGGACAAGATTATCGTGACACCTCCTGCTGCCAGAAGCTAA
- a CDS encoding type III pantothenate kinase, with protein MVLTVDVGNSNIAFGIHTGTTWLDHWRLRTDPEKTADEYHVLFHNLLATAGHELASIDRIVVSSVVPALTPAIITVSEKLCPLPPLIVEKNLNTGLDRSAPIPAELGNDLLANAVAAFHQFRSAAIVVDFGTALTFTAISSRGAILGVSIAPGIRSAMRALSANTAQLPMVELKPPPSALPRTTMHAIQAGIVYGYTGLVKEVLQRMSDEMGTDKPVLVATGGFAEELAPVAGLFHRIDQWLTLEGLRILAELNPHSGA; from the coding sequence ATGGTTCTTACGGTGGACGTGGGAAACTCGAATATCGCCTTCGGTATTCATACCGGGACGACCTGGCTCGACCATTGGCGTCTGCGCACGGATCCTGAAAAGACCGCCGATGAGTACCATGTACTCTTCCACAATCTGCTGGCAACGGCAGGGCACGAGCTGGCCTCGATCGATCGGATCGTGGTCAGCTCGGTCGTCCCCGCGCTCACCCCGGCAATTATCACCGTCTCGGAAAAGCTGTGCCCCCTGCCTCCCCTGATCGTAGAGAAGAATCTCAATACCGGCCTTGACCGAAGCGCTCCGATCCCGGCAGAACTGGGAAACGATCTCCTGGCAAACGCTGTCGCTGCTTTTCACCAGTTCCGCTCTGCGGCTATTGTTGTCGATTTCGGCACAGCCCTTACCTTTACAGCTATCTCTTCGCGAGGTGCAATTCTGGGTGTAAGCATCGCACCGGGCATCCGCAGCGCCATGCGGGCCCTTTCTGCAAATACGGCCCAACTTCCCATGGTAGAACTCAAGCCTCCTCCCTCGGCCCTCCCCCGGACCACCATGCACGCAATTCAGGCAGGGATCGTCTACGGCTACACGGGCCTGGTGAAAGAGGTGTTACAACGAATGTCCGATGAGATGGGAACCGATAAACCTGTACTGGTTGCTACGGGAGGATTTGCCGAAGAGCTGGCCCCGGTGGCCGGGCTCTTTCACCGGATAGACCAGTGGCTCACCCTGGAGGGGCTCCGAATCCTGGCCGAGCTGAACCCCCACTCGGGGGCGTAG
- a CDS encoding MFS transporter yields the protein MTGQNLPERGVTTTVLAIFASIFLLGSGSALQNTAVVLRGGLEGFSDSTIGIISAAYYAGMLAGSFLAILVIKHAGYVRSFAAFASLASVSSLAHVLLIDPLAWIVLRTLHGLCLSIIFVVVESWLNVASPQALRGRILSAYGIVYLSSMGLVQPLIGYFSPAGFEIFGITSILVSLCLLPVTLTTVQGEALITDTKIRLLGVLKKSPMGTMGVITSGLVAGAHVSLAPRYAQGMGLGEGKIGLFLLVFSLGTMAMQWPLGLISDRSGRRAALLVSSLAGMIAALGLGVAPGPGPFLTGAAFLFGGFAIPLYSLSIATVNDQLLPEDMVQSASALYVFYGIGSVAGPLAASQGMGKLGSSALYWIISLILAGYALFGLSRINRVPGFIIRGSSESYHTYPRTSPLTIQFLRRPPRKRRKAPETPREATKPPPEEARELRP from the coding sequence GTGACCGGCCAGAATCTTCCCGAACGCGGAGTAACTACTACAGTCCTGGCCATCTTCGCGAGTATCTTTCTCCTGGGAAGCGGCTCTGCCCTCCAGAATACCGCTGTGGTCCTGCGAGGCGGTCTCGAGGGATTCTCCGACAGCACCATCGGAATCATCAGCGCCGCCTACTACGCAGGGATGCTGGCGGGCTCGTTTCTGGCGATCCTGGTGATCAAGCACGCCGGCTACGTGCGATCCTTCGCAGCCTTCGCTTCCCTGGCCTCGGTCTCTTCCCTGGCCCACGTTCTCCTGATTGATCCCCTGGCCTGGATTGTTCTGCGAACACTCCACGGCCTGTGCCTCTCGATCATTTTCGTGGTGGTCGAAAGCTGGCTCAATGTGGCAAGCCCTCAGGCCCTGCGCGGACGAATCCTCTCTGCCTATGGCATCGTCTATCTCTCTTCCATGGGCCTGGTTCAGCCCCTGATCGGATATTTCTCTCCCGCAGGGTTCGAAATATTCGGCATAACTTCGATCCTGGTCTCGCTCTGCCTGCTTCCTGTCACCCTTACCACGGTTCAGGGCGAGGCCCTTATAACGGACACGAAGATCCGCCTTCTGGGGGTCTTGAAAAAATCTCCCATGGGAACAATGGGCGTTATAACAAGCGGACTGGTGGCAGGCGCCCACGTGAGTCTGGCTCCGCGCTACGCCCAGGGGATGGGCCTCGGCGAGGGAAAAATCGGTCTGTTTCTGCTGGTCTTCTCCCTGGGAACGATGGCGATGCAATGGCCCTTGGGACTTATCTCGGACCGGTCGGGACGTCGCGCTGCGCTTCTGGTGAGTTCCCTGGCCGGGATGATAGCAGCCCTGGGGTTGGGGGTTGCCCCCGGGCCGGGCCCATTTCTCACTGGAGCAGCTTTCCTCTTTGGAGGATTTGCCATTCCCCTGTATTCCCTCTCCATCGCCACGGTAAACGACCAGCTCCTTCCGGAGGACATGGTTCAGTCCGCCAGCGCGCTCTACGTCTTCTACGGCATCGGCTCCGTAGCGGGCCCTCTGGCGGCCTCCCAGGGCATGGGAAAACTGGGGAGCTCTGCCCTCTACTGGATCATATCGCTCATCCTGGCAGGCTACGCCCTCTTTGGCCTGTCCAGAATCAATCGGGTCCCGGGGTTTATCATCCGGGGGTCCTCCGAGAGTTACCACACCTACCCTCGTACATCACCCTTGACGATTCAGTTTCTCCGTCGGCCGCCACGCAAACGGCGGAAGGCCCCGGAAACCCCTCGGGAAGCAACAAAACCACCGCCGGAAGAGGCCCGGGAGCTTCGGCCCTGA
- a CDS encoding DUF2161 family putative PD-(D/E)XK-type phosphodiesterase has product MRETEMFDPLRSWLEGQGYLVSAEVKYCDLVARSPEKPEEFIVIEMKTRLSLDLLFQAARRKALTEAVYIAVPLRGSKSSLRKGRALQDLLRRLEVGLLVVRFLQRTTRIEVLLHPQPFQPRTARRRRIEILREIDGRYAEFDRGGLPGGAPRLTAWRQRSLRVAQLLLARDEASPAELRQAGAPAQTQQILSKNSYGWFDRIRRGTYRLSPAGTQALSRYQEILPDLEPRVKRDDHTSTPRHGLGRNHQEAP; this is encoded by the coding sequence GTGCGCGAAACCGAGATGTTTGATCCGCTTCGGAGCTGGCTGGAGGGACAGGGTTACCTGGTCTCGGCCGAAGTAAAATACTGCGACCTGGTGGCCCGCTCTCCCGAGAAACCGGAAGAGTTCATCGTGATAGAGATGAAAACCCGCCTCTCCCTGGATCTGCTTTTTCAGGCTGCCCGGCGCAAGGCTCTGACCGAGGCGGTCTATATTGCGGTTCCCCTGCGGGGGAGCAAGAGCTCCCTGAGAAAAGGGCGCGCCCTGCAAGATCTTCTGCGGCGTCTCGAAGTGGGCCTCCTGGTTGTCCGGTTTCTCCAGAGAACAACACGGATCGAGGTTCTCCTGCACCCCCAGCCCTTCCAGCCCCGCACCGCCCGCCGCCGCAGGATAGAGATTCTCCGGGAAATCGACGGGCGCTACGCCGAGTTTGACCGGGGAGGCCTCCCTGGGGGAGCCCCCCGCCTCACGGCCTGGCGCCAGCGATCGCTCCGGGTGGCCCAGCTCCTGCTGGCTCGGGACGAAGCCTCACCGGCAGAATTGCGTCAGGCCGGCGCCCCGGCCCAAACCCAGCAGATCCTCTCAAAAAACAGCTATGGCTGGTTCGATCGGATACGGAGGGGCACCTACCGGTTGTCCCCGGCGGGAACACAGGCCCTGAGCCGGTACCAGGAGATCCTCCCCGACCTGGAGCCCCGGGTGAAGAGGGATGACCATACCAGCACGCCCCGGCACGGCCTCGGGCGCAACCACCAGGAGGCCCCGTGA
- the dhaL gene encoding dihydroxyacetone kinase subunit DhaL has protein sequence MITLSQILAWITQLDTVYTENKAYLTELDSAIGDADHGINMARGFSAARKAMEETPPADIGAALKAVSMTLIKTVGGASGPLYGTVFLKASVTCMGQESIDEEGLERLLSEGFRGVQQRGKAQVGDKTMIDAWDPAVTALKEARASGGDVAAMLQAATAAAEAGRDATVPLVARKGRASYLGERSKGHQDPGATSTALLFAAARDTLS, from the coding sequence ATGATCACCCTTTCGCAGATTCTGGCGTGGATTACGCAACTCGACACGGTATACACCGAGAACAAGGCCTATCTGACCGAGCTGGACTCGGCGATTGGTGACGCTGATCACGGCATCAACATGGCCCGGGGGTTTTCCGCCGCCCGAAAGGCGATGGAAGAGACTCCCCCGGCCGATATCGGGGCTGCCCTCAAGGCAGTCTCGATGACGCTGATCAAGACTGTGGGCGGAGCCTCGGGCCCGCTCTACGGAACGGTTTTTCTCAAAGCTTCTGTTACCTGCATGGGTCAGGAATCGATCGACGAGGAGGGGCTGGAACGGCTCCTTTCCGAGGGATTCCGGGGAGTTCAGCAGCGGGGGAAAGCCCAGGTGGGGGACAAGACCATGATCGATGCCTGGGACCCGGCTGTGACGGCCCTGAAGGAGGCGCGGGCCTCCGGTGGGGATGTGGCTGCCATGCTTCAGGCTGCAACGGCTGCGGCCGAGGCCGGTCGCGATGCTACGGTGCCGCTGGTGGCCCGCAAGGGTCGCGCCAGCTATCTGGGAGAGCGGAGCAAGGGGCATCAGGATCCCGGAGCAACCTCGACTGCGCTGCTTTTTGCTGCAGCCCGGGATACGCTCTCGTAA